Proteins co-encoded in one Oreochromis aureus strain Israel breed Guangdong linkage group 3, ZZ_aureus, whole genome shotgun sequence genomic window:
- the LOC120437977 gene encoding uncharacterized protein LOC120437977, whose amino-acid sequence MFEEYASKVQQGGSYIMRGHELRGTAPPYNINVTARTQFFRAPTLTVREDLVKEAEDILHPPAPLTPLKMSSTNGGLMTVQGEVVEFSAVKKVLSGKQHVPLKNLQLKEDGFTMAVCLWREAAVNSVNVGDHISLSHVKQKQSSYGIQLHSTAFTQIERNVEDSADIIIIGVATAEMPNQLEVLLEDGKSLYIQSELWSPFDKELEEAVIKVTVKINGKQIVHIQKYQCE is encoded by the exons ATGTTTGAAGAATATGCCTCTAAAGTCCAGCAGGGGGGGTCATACATTATGAGAGGCCATGAACTCAGGGGCACAGCCCCCCCTTACAACATCAATGTCACAGCAAGAACACAGTTTTTTCGGGCACCCACCCTAACTGTGAGGGAAGACCTTGTCAAAGAAGCAGAGGACATTCTgcatcctcctgctcctctcacCCCACTCAAGATGAGCTCCACAAATGGGGGACTCATGACAGTTCAAGGGGAGGTGGTGGAG TTTTCTGCTGTAAAGAAGGTGCTGTCGGGAAAACAACACGTTCCCCTTAAAAACCTCCAGCTGAAGGAG GATGGGTTTACCATGGCAGTCTGCCTCTGGAGGGAGGCAGCTGTTAACAGCGTGAACGTGGGAGACCACATCAGTCTCTCTCACGTTAAGCAGAAACAGTCCTCATATGGAATACAGCTTCACAGTACAGCATTTACACAGATTGAG AGAAATGTCGAGGACAGtgctgacatcatcatcattggTGTGGCCACGGCAGAAATGCCAAACCAGCTGGAGGTGTTGCTGGAGGATGGAAAGAGCCTGTACATTCAAAGTGAGCTGTGGAGTCCCTTCGATAAAGAACTGGAGGAGGCAGTAATCAAAGTTACTGTTAAAATAAACGGAAAGCAAATTGTACATATTCAAAAATATCAGTGCgaataa